In Bacteriovorax stolpii, a single genomic region encodes these proteins:
- a CDS encoding FUSC family protein, with amino-acid sequence MPFKEHVENTLRINPEPTPLFKMLLSALAITTPLIIGHFNHELFVSMFGSLMGLVFYLNDHFDSFFVRTRHLVVTFILLMISLAVGAASVGSLYTVAIILFILSFLLGKSKDYGIELERMMLFITLQFLTASAEVVIKLKLTSLLLYSSIAFLNYLFWAYVIFKVTKHETKLTVSKRATVKKIIAHNRGIKFPLVCAIFSTLGYILAQVFEFAHANWIVGTALIVILPDSYQSIYKSAQRVLGTILGVVIASVILTYAHNQLLLISFVFICSFLMPLGLSQNYWVGNIYIAAMILFFLEIAAPQSTATHHLAYWRAIDIILGCSIGVLAAIWLKPDIVKKSIKSLRH; translated from the coding sequence ATGCCATTTAAAGAACACGTCGAAAACACACTTCGTATCAATCCCGAGCCGACACCGCTCTTTAAAATGCTTCTTTCCGCCTTGGCCATCACTACTCCATTAATTATCGGACATTTTAATCATGAGCTTTTTGTCTCAATGTTCGGCTCACTTATGGGTCTGGTCTTTTATTTAAACGATCACTTTGATAGTTTTTTTGTCCGCACCCGCCATCTGGTTGTCACTTTTATTCTCTTAATGATCAGCTTAGCAGTTGGCGCAGCTTCAGTTGGCAGCCTCTATACTGTTGCGATCATTCTTTTCATTTTGAGTTTTCTTCTGGGGAAATCAAAAGATTATGGAATTGAACTTGAACGCATGATGCTTTTTATCACACTTCAATTCTTAACAGCTTCAGCTGAAGTTGTTATTAAGCTAAAACTCACTTCACTTCTTCTTTATTCAAGCATTGCTTTTCTCAATTACCTGTTTTGGGCCTATGTTATTTTTAAAGTCACAAAACATGAGACTAAATTAACGGTAAGTAAAAGAGCAACGGTAAAAAAGATTATTGCTCATAACCGCGGGATCAAATTTCCTTTGGTGTGCGCTATCTTTTCAACTCTTGGCTATATCCTTGCTCAGGTTTTTGAATTCGCTCATGCAAACTGGATTGTGGGAACTGCACTTATCGTGATTCTTCCCGACAGTTATCAAAGCATTTACAAAAGTGCTCAGAGAGTCCTGGGAACAATTTTAGGCGTTGTCATCGCTTCAGTTATTTTAACTTATGCCCATAACCAGCTTCTGCTTATTTCTTTTGTCTTTATCTGTTCATTTTTAATGCCACTAGGTCTTTCTCAAAATTATTGGGTTGGTAACATCTATATCGCGGCGATGATTCTCTTTTTCCTGGAAATCGCAGCTCCTCAATCAACAGCGACTCACCACTTAGCTTACTGGCGCGCGATTGATATCATTCTTGGATGTTCTATCGGAGTCTTAGCTGCAATTTGGCTCAAGCCAGACATCGTTAAAAAGTCGATTAAATCTCTCAGACATTAA
- a CDS encoding glycosyltransferase — protein sequence MKIVFSHSGVLPVIGYGGIERILFWHMVELARLGHKVVLIGHPDSKVKEYGIELIPMKMEGKEWTTQIPEDADIIHLSYNYRVPGNIPTIITVHGNGQPGEIFDKNSVFVSKRHAEVHGSTQFVHNAIDLAEYPYQPKKKRAWNDFLFLAKASWRVKNLKDSVKAARSTGRHLHVAGGRWWGLSRYVHNHGVVGGDKKMEIIRNCDFMVFPVRWPEPFGIAVIEAMSQGLPVIGSPYGSLPELITKDVGFIAHNYSELEKFVREDHSKTFDPDKIRKYVEDNFNVNQHALSYLELYKRVINGESLNQTNPTFQFAERAENLLPF from the coding sequence ATGAAAATAGTTTTCTCTCACTCTGGCGTTCTTCCGGTAATTGGTTATGGCGGAATCGAGCGCATTCTTTTCTGGCACATGGTGGAGCTTGCTCGCCTGGGCCATAAAGTCGTTTTAATCGGGCATCCTGATTCAAAAGTTAAAGAATACGGCATCGAACTCATCCCCATGAAAATGGAAGGAAAAGAGTGGACGACACAAATCCCAGAGGACGCCGACATTATTCACTTAAGTTATAACTACCGCGTTCCTGGAAACATTCCGACGATCATTACTGTTCACGGCAATGGTCAACCGGGAGAGATTTTTGATAAGAACTCTGTTTTCGTCTCTAAAAGACATGCTGAAGTTCATGGCTCTACTCAATTTGTTCACAATGCAATCGACCTGGCCGAATACCCATACCAACCAAAAAAGAAACGCGCCTGGAATGACTTTCTCTTCCTGGCCAAAGCTTCATGGCGAGTAAAAAACTTAAAAGACTCGGTTAAAGCAGCAAGAAGCACTGGCAGACACTTGCACGTTGCTGGGGGACGTTGGTGGGGACTGTCTCGCTATGTCCACAACCACGGAGTTGTTGGCGGCGATAAAAAAATGGAAATCATCAGAAACTGTGACTTTATGGTCTTTCCGGTTCGCTGGCCAGAGCCATTTGGAATCGCTGTCATTGAAGCGATGTCGCAAGGTTTGCCAGTCATTGGTTCTCCTTACGGAAGTCTTCCTGAACTTATCACTAAAGATGTTGGTTTTATCGCTCACAACTATAGCGAGTTAGAAAAGTTCGTTCGCGAAGATCATTCAAAAACTTTTGATCCAGATAAAATCAGAAAATATGTTGAAGACAATTTTAATGTGAATCAACATGCTTTAAGTTATCTGGAGCTTTATAAGAGAGTGATCAATGGAGAGAGTCTGAATCAGACGAACCCCACTTTTCAATTTGCTGAAAGGGCCGAGAATCTACTACCTTTTTAA
- a CDS encoding glycosyltransferase family 2 protein, translated as MNKLTVAIITYNEENNIERCITSVKEIADEVLVVDSFSTDKTEEIATRLGARFVKNPFAGHIEQKNFALDLSTHDYVLSLDADEALSPELLTQIKIVKKNFNMNGYRFNRLTNYNGHWVRHCGWYPDTKLRLIKKGKARWGGENPHDILQMTVNEGTGFLNGDLLHYSYDSITAHVTQTNKFTTIAAHAAFKQGKRSSVFKIVTRPVFKFFRDYFIKGGFLDGRYGFIICCINSLYALLKYSKLHELQLGKKI; from the coding sequence ATGAATAAATTAACAGTGGCCATCATAACTTACAACGAAGAGAACAACATTGAACGTTGCATCACTTCAGTTAAAGAAATCGCCGATGAAGTCCTGGTAGTGGATTCATTCTCTACGGATAAAACTGAAGAGATCGCGACCCGCCTTGGCGCCCGCTTTGTTAAAAATCCATTTGCCGGTCACATTGAACAAAAGAACTTTGCTTTAGATCTTTCAACTCACGACTACGTTTTATCTCTCGATGCCGATGAAGCTCTTTCACCTGAACTTCTTACTCAAATCAAGATAGTCAAAAAGAATTTCAATATGAACGGCTACCGCTTTAACCGCTTAACAAATTACAACGGCCACTGGGTCCGCCACTGCGGTTGGTACCCGGATACAAAACTTCGCCTGATTAAAAAAGGCAAAGCTCGCTGGGGTGGAGAAAACCCACACGATATTCTGCAAATGACTGTCAATGAAGGAACTGGTTTTTTAAACGGCGACCTTCTTCATTACAGCTACGACTCAATCACTGCTCATGTTACTCAAACAAATAAGTTCACGACAATCGCTGCTCATGCTGCTTTTAAACAAGGCAAGCGCTCAAGCGTGTTTAAAATTGTCACGAGACCAGTCTTTAAATTCTTCCGCGACTATTTCATCAAAGGTGGATTTTTAGACGGGCGATACGGTTTCATTATTTGCTGTATCAATTCACTCTACGCTCTCTTGAAGTATTCTAAGCTTCACGAGCTGCAACTTGGTAAAAAAATCTAG
- a CDS encoding glycosyltransferase family 9 protein, with product MRKISNILLVKNRALGDSVMGLSSVAYARALYPKANIIYAVPQWVAPLYKNVETAADSIYPLSLKSFKDFFKTYRDLRKLKVDHIHEMHQSGRGAKAFKLIAFFMGIKYTAHNHHLKEGGRVHDQGVIKPLIQRDLDGVYSFLGEKEVPKFLDYPPKMNILNSNAKKARIIFGVVATRLTKMWPLENYISLAKLMALAFPEFEVVIPLSKSVDDERIKNELEALGLPSNTSIVHIPLAELPKFFQESAFYIGNDTGLKHIAVAVDLKSFTLFGPEPANEWHPYDSKKHPYFYVEELACRTRVHHYCGLSVCDLKDEYMQCLKLFTPEKVMEAITTTCKDFLHSRDL from the coding sequence ATGCGAAAAATTTCAAACATTCTGTTAGTTAAAAACCGTGCTTTAGGCGACTCCGTTATGGGGCTTAGCTCGGTTGCTTACGCTCGTGCATTGTACCCCAAGGCTAACATCATTTACGCTGTTCCTCAATGGGTGGCTCCGCTTTATAAAAATGTTGAAACAGCGGCAGATTCTATTTACCCACTTTCGCTAAAGTCCTTTAAAGATTTCTTTAAAACTTACCGGGACCTGAGAAAATTAAAAGTCGACCATATCCATGAGATGCACCAGTCGGGGAGAGGGGCCAAGGCCTTTAAGCTGATTGCTTTTTTTATGGGGATTAAATACACCGCCCACAATCACCATTTAAAAGAGGGTGGAAGGGTTCACGATCAAGGTGTGATTAAGCCATTAATCCAAAGAGACCTTGATGGTGTGTATTCTTTTTTAGGTGAAAAAGAGGTTCCAAAGTTTTTGGATTACCCACCGAAGATGAATATCCTTAATTCCAACGCTAAAAAAGCGAGAATTATTTTTGGAGTGGTGGCGACCAGATTAACGAAGATGTGGCCTCTGGAAAATTACATTAGTTTGGCAAAACTTATGGCCCTGGCCTTTCCTGAGTTTGAAGTAGTCATTCCTCTTTCAAAAAGCGTTGATGATGAAAGAATTAAAAATGAACTGGAGGCCTTAGGTCTTCCATCTAATACTTCTATCGTCCATATTCCTTTAGCAGAGCTGCCGAAATTTTTTCAGGAGTCTGCTTTTTATATTGGAAACGATACAGGGCTTAAGCACATTGCAGTTGCAGTTGATTTAAAAAGTTTTACTCTTTTTGGACCAGAGCCTGCCAATGAATGGCATCCATATGATTCTAAAAAACATCCCTATTTTTATGTGGAAGAACTAGCGTGCAGAACGAGAGTGCATCACTACTGTGGTCTTTCAGTTTGTGATTTAAAAGATGAATACATGCAATGTTTGAAACTTTTTACGCCGGAGAAAGTGATGGAGGCCATCACTACTACATGTAAGGATTTTCTCCACTCTCGTGATCTGTAA
- a CDS encoding NifU family protein — protein MIRKLENLFDEQVRPALAAHGGNVEIVDLDNNVLFLRLQGGCQGCSSSNATLKQGIQTLVKQNFPEITDVVDITDHESGENPYM, from the coding sequence ATGATCAGAAAACTAGAAAATTTATTTGATGAACAAGTTCGCCCGGCACTAGCTGCTCACGGTGGTAACGTGGAAATCGTCGACCTCGACAACAACGTTCTTTTCCTTCGCCTTCAAGGTGGATGTCAGGGATGTTCAAGCTCTAATGCCACTCTTAAGCAGGGGATTCAAACTTTGGTAAAACAAAATTTTCCAGAAATCACTGACGTCGTCGATATTACAGATCACGAGAGTGGAGAAAATCCTTACATGTAG
- a CDS encoding RsmE family RNA methyltransferase, protein MNSLILKNTDGVITDPKVLAHMHETLKAKAGDTFKCTALGQGLCQGKIIELAKDKCLLELSPLTNAHPQWFNLVVGISRPQTSKKILEHATTFGAKNIHFFKAALSEKSYLDSKVFEPHECEEYLLAGLSQSAIYGELPGVKVDKYNPADHYKNEPQKFILDLSGKENFLDLKESINFDTAITLAIGPERGFIPEDIERFHQAGFKSVKISSSILRVEHAIYSAVSQLELIRGRY, encoded by the coding sequence ATGAATTCATTAATCCTAAAAAATACTGACGGAGTCATCACCGATCCAAAAGTCCTCGCGCACATGCACGAGACACTGAAAGCGAAAGCAGGTGACACATTTAAGTGCACTGCTTTAGGACAAGGACTCTGCCAGGGAAAAATCATCGAACTGGCAAAAGATAAATGCCTTCTTGAACTCTCGCCCCTGACAAATGCTCACCCCCAATGGTTTAACTTAGTAGTGGGTATTTCCAGACCACAAACCAGCAAAAAAATTCTCGAACACGCCACAACTTTTGGCGCTAAAAATATCCACTTTTTTAAAGCTGCTCTGTCTGAAAAAAGCTACCTTGACTCAAAGGTCTTTGAACCCCATGAATGCGAAGAATACCTGCTCGCAGGACTTTCCCAATCGGCAATCTATGGAGAGCTTCCTGGTGTTAAGGTTGATAAGTATAACCCAGCAGATCACTATAAAAATGAGCCTCAGAAGTTCATTCTTGATCTTTCAGGTAAAGAGAACTTCCTTGATTTAAAAGAGAGTATTAACTTTGATACTGCCATTACGTTAGCTATCGGTCCGGAAAGAGGTTTTATCCCTGAGGATATAGAGCGTTTTCATCAGGCAGGCTTTAAAAGTGTCAAGATATCGTCTAGCATTCTTAGAGTGGAACATGCTATATATTCGGCGGTTTCTCAGTTAGAATTGATTAGAGGAAGATATTAA
- a CDS encoding RNA polymerase sigma factor: protein METARATKGIMSDNQLMQMFADHDDQVAFERLYHKYKESLIRFSYGYTFNQARAEEIVHDTFLKVYRYKKNYDPQKTFRTWLWTICKNTNLDALDKNPLKREQSFEDIETEFTDQDESVLEKMVNESTKEEINNVIGTLPLTQREALLLWMNDDLSFEEMGSVLNKSPQAVKNLVHRAKLGMKTKLGGSK, encoded by the coding sequence ATGGAAACTGCCAGGGCCACAAAAGGCATTATGTCCGACAACCAGTTAATGCAGATGTTTGCTGATCACGATGATCAGGTTGCGTTCGAACGCCTTTACCATAAATACAAAGAGTCCCTGATTAGATTCAGTTATGGATACACTTTTAACCAGGCCCGTGCGGAAGAAATAGTTCACGATACCTTTTTAAAGGTCTATCGCTACAAAAAAAATTATGATCCACAAAAAACATTCCGAACATGGTTGTGGACCATTTGTAAAAATACCAATCTCGATGCTCTAGATAAGAACCCACTTAAAAGGGAGCAGAGCTTTGAAGATATCGAGACTGAATTCACCGATCAGGATGAATCAGTTTTAGAGAAGATGGTGAATGAATCCACCAAAGAAGAAATTAACAATGTAATTGGCACTCTTCCTCTCACTCAAAGAGAAGCTCTTTTGTTGTGGATGAATGATGACTTAAGTTTTGAAGAAATGGGAAGTGTTTTAAATAAATCTCCCCAGGCCGTAAAAAACCTGGTTCACCGTGCGAAGTTAGGAATGAAAACTAAATTAGGAGGCTCAAAATGA
- a CDS encoding DEAD/DEAH box helicase family protein, whose product MKLIPALFFPSCFTLLTAPVASGKTRMVVEFYREEDFKIVYLSPLRALANEVHSNLEKSGEKHIFLAGGETPLEDCLKGFIKAKKSFLVSTMELLSEEFLEELFALEEKVIFVIDEFHLFYYWGQGFRPVLHDRFLAILNCCFPVLAVTATMDQEVMAGLKKDLEYYQDFWIHIDYGNHALHRKPEKQLSFYGMKPAYIQKAFWRELRQKESEHIFLYFCAYRSQVDELTDRANRLGFKALGCVGGEVESFLENVEENKGEIDCIFSTTTLSHGVNLPEIKKVFIDYEVKNYDFWLQMIGRGGRRGSGYEVYTTDRFHTTKKERLKHKAKIVLGDLLGIEI is encoded by the coding sequence ATGAAACTTATCCCCGCTTTATTTTTTCCCTCATGTTTTACACTACTGACAGCTCCTGTTGCTTCCGGGAAAACCAGGATGGTAGTGGAGTTTTACCGTGAAGAGGATTTTAAAATCGTCTATCTTTCTCCTTTGCGAGCTCTCGCCAATGAAGTCCATTCCAATTTAGAAAAGTCCGGGGAAAAACATATCTTTCTCGCTGGTGGCGAAACACCGTTGGAGGATTGTTTAAAAGGCTTTATTAAAGCGAAGAAGAGTTTTCTGGTCTCAACGATGGAGCTTTTGAGTGAAGAGTTCCTGGAAGAATTATTTGCGCTTGAAGAGAAAGTTATTTTTGTCATTGATGAGTTCCACTTGTTTTATTATTGGGGGCAAGGGTTTCGTCCTGTGCTTCATGACCGCTTCCTCGCTATTTTGAATTGCTGCTTTCCTGTCCTGGCCGTAACCGCGACGATGGATCAGGAAGTGATGGCGGGATTAAAAAAAGACCTGGAGTATTATCAGGATTTCTGGATTCATATCGATTACGGCAATCATGCTCTCCATAGAAAGCCTGAAAAACAGCTGAGTTTTTATGGGATGAAGCCGGCCTATATACAAAAAGCTTTTTGGAGAGAGTTAAGACAGAAAGAAAGTGAACATATTTTTCTTTATTTCTGTGCTTACCGCTCACAGGTGGATGAACTCACCGATCGGGCAAACCGTTTGGGGTTTAAGGCCTTGGGCTGTGTCGGTGGAGAAGTGGAGTCTTTTTTAGAAAACGTAGAAGAGAATAAAGGGGAGATCGACTGCATCTTTTCGACGACCACTTTAAGTCACGGAGTGAATCTTCCGGAGATTAAAAAAGTTTTTATTGATTATGAAGTGAAGAATTACGACTTCTGGCTGCAGATGATTGGCCGGGGTGGAAGAAGGGGGAGTGGTTACGAAGTCTATACAACTGATCGTTTTCATACGACTAAAAAAGAAAGACTAAAGCATAAAGCAAAAATCGTTTTGGGAGACCTCTTGGGAATTGAAATCTAG
- the recO gene encoding DNA repair protein RecO, whose amino-acid sequence MQTKVEGLVLSKIPYDERHIIAHLLLRTGRKISVVFYGGRGGGKKQKSSIIELGFMLSVELSQAKNHSDIYHAKEWNLIWHHDLIRSNHSAFYLMCFFLEVINRISPTENLHDVHEENTEMVGLFTSLSNALVHLEKSLKENSFYIHSHAVIFLTKTLLHLGVFPEREHCTLCGIELGGFNDMYLLSEEGGFSCPPCMNQRKSYSVQSGRELWEIVGHIAHTKYSELHGLKLEYKSLPKMLFHYFCFQFHFEEKDFKTAPMVF is encoded by the coding sequence ATGCAAACCAAAGTTGAAGGGCTAGTCCTTTCGAAAATTCCTTATGATGAACGTCACATTATCGCTCATCTTCTGCTTAGGACTGGAAGAAAAATTTCCGTGGTCTTTTACGGTGGACGCGGTGGCGGGAAAAAACAAAAGTCTTCGATTATCGAACTTGGTTTCATGCTTTCAGTAGAACTTTCTCAAGCAAAAAATCATTCTGATATTTATCATGCTAAAGAGTGGAACCTGATCTGGCACCACGATCTGATTCGCTCTAATCACAGTGCTTTTTACCTGATGTGTTTTTTCTTAGAAGTCATTAACCGCATTTCTCCGACAGAGAACCTGCATGATGTACATGAGGAAAACACAGAGATGGTAGGGCTCTTTACATCGCTTAGTAATGCTTTGGTGCACCTGGAAAAATCCCTTAAAGAGAATTCATTTTATATTCACTCGCACGCTGTCATCTTTTTAACTAAGACCTTACTTCATCTGGGAGTCTTTCCAGAGCGCGAGCACTGCACGTTGTGTGGCATTGAGTTGGGTGGATTCAATGATATGTACTTGCTTTCAGAAGAAGGAGGCTTCTCTTGTCCTCCTTGCATGAATCAGAGAAAGTCTTACTCCGTGCAATCAGGGCGCGAGCTCTGGGAAATTGTCGGTCACATCGCCCACACGAAATACTCCGAACTTCATGGGCTTAAGCTGGAATACAAATCACTTCCTAAAATGCTCTTCCACTATTTTTGTTTCCAATTCCATTTTGAAGAGAAAGATTTTAAGACCGCTCCTATGGTATTTTAG